The following proteins are co-located in the Gordonia polyisoprenivorans genome:
- a CDS encoding flavin-containing monooxygenase: MTTTDEPTTSGDEPITVDTDVVIIGAGLSGIDVAYRLRERNPDVRYVILERRPRIGGTWDLFRYPGVRSDSDIFSLSYPFQPWRRPEALADGGHIRDYLVHTAHAHGIDTHMRFDRRVEGADWDSSTDTWTVSAEQGESHPAERYRCRFVALATGYYDYDHPYTPPFPGLDDFTGPVVHPQLWPEDLDYAGKRIVVIGSGATAVSLIPALARTAAHVTMLQRSPSYIYSSPQKQVFAPLVRKVLPRNAAHRVVRSRYALQTAALVHATHRFPALGRKLIRSGVVKNLPADYPVDVHFNPTYDPWDQRMCMVPDADLFQAIASGSVEMVTDHIERLDATGVTLTSGRHLDADIVVTATGLQLQAFGGITLRIDGAEVKPHDRFLFKSRFLEDVPNLAWSLGYTNASWTLRADMTAQSIAELVAYMREHGYTHAYPHLGERSMPSKSIWDLQAGYVLRSPEAYPKSGTRGAWEVRHNYYRDLLDHHRDKVDDGLVFGRAPVTADHA, from the coding sequence GTGACAACTACCGACGAGCCCACCACCAGCGGCGACGAGCCGATCACCGTCGACACCGACGTCGTCATCATCGGAGCGGGATTGTCGGGGATCGACGTAGCCTATCGCCTGCGCGAACGCAACCCCGACGTGCGCTACGTCATCCTGGAGCGCCGCCCACGGATCGGCGGCACCTGGGATCTGTTCCGGTATCCGGGTGTGCGCTCCGATAGTGACATCTTCTCGCTGAGCTATCCGTTCCAACCGTGGCGGCGACCGGAGGCACTCGCCGACGGCGGGCACATCCGCGACTACCTGGTGCACACCGCGCACGCGCACGGCATCGATACCCACATGCGGTTCGATCGCCGGGTCGAGGGCGCCGACTGGGATTCGAGCACCGACACCTGGACGGTCTCCGCCGAGCAGGGCGAGTCCCACCCGGCCGAGCGCTATCGTTGTCGTTTCGTCGCGCTGGCCACCGGGTACTACGACTACGACCACCCCTACACACCGCCGTTTCCCGGTCTCGACGACTTCACCGGACCGGTCGTCCACCCGCAGCTCTGGCCCGAGGATCTCGACTACGCCGGCAAGCGCATCGTCGTCATCGGCAGCGGCGCGACCGCGGTCAGCCTCATCCCGGCGCTGGCCCGCACCGCCGCACACGTGACGATGTTGCAGCGTTCGCCGTCCTACATCTACTCCTCGCCGCAGAAGCAGGTCTTCGCGCCGCTGGTGCGGAAAGTATTGCCGCGCAATGCGGCCCATCGTGTCGTCCGGTCGCGATACGCGCTGCAGACCGCCGCGCTGGTGCACGCCACCCATCGATTTCCCGCGCTGGGGCGCAAACTCATCCGCTCCGGCGTCGTCAAGAACCTGCCGGCGGACTATCCCGTCGACGTCCACTTCAATCCCACCTACGATCCGTGGGATCAGCGGATGTGTATGGTCCCCGACGCCGACCTGTTCCAGGCGATCGCGTCGGGGTCGGTGGAGATGGTCACCGACCACATCGAGCGTCTCGACGCCACCGGTGTCACCCTGACCTCCGGGCGTCATCTCGACGCCGACATCGTCGTCACCGCGACCGGCCTGCAATTACAGGCCTTCGGCGGGATCACCCTGCGCATCGACGGCGCCGAGGTGAAGCCCCATGACCGGTTCCTGTTCAAGAGTCGCTTCCTCGAGGACGTACCGAATCTCGCGTGGTCGCTGGGCTACACGAATGCGTCGTGGACGTTGCGCGCCGACATGACCGCCCAGTCGATTGCCGAACTCGTCGCCTACATGCGCGAGCACGGCTACACCCACGCCTACCCGCATCTGGGCGAGCGGTCGATGCCGTCGAAGTCCATCTGGGATCTGCAGGCCGGTTACGTGCTGCGTTCGCCGGAGGCCTACCCCAAGTCGGGGACGCGCGGGGCGTGGGAGGTCCGGCACAACTATTACCGTGACCTGCTCGATCACCATCGCGACAAGGTCGACGACGGGCTGGTGTTCGGCCGCGCGCCGGTCACCGCCGATCACGCCTGA
- a CDS encoding WhiB family transcriptional regulator, which produces MTAPELRPLSLPLSMLLRSTLDVDWAAAACAAVGENPEDWFPFPTDDYSHAASVCAACPIREGCEQWGRRNRMSGVWGGVRLENGRERP; this is translated from the coding sequence ATGACCGCCCCGGAGTTGCGTCCCCTCTCCCTGCCACTGTCGATGCTGTTACGATCCACCCTCGACGTCGACTGGGCGGCAGCCGCCTGCGCGGCCGTCGGCGAGAATCCCGAGGACTGGTTCCCGTTTCCCACCGACGACTATTCCCATGCCGCGTCGGTGTGCGCGGCGTGCCCGATCCGCGAGGGCTGCGAGCAGTGGGGCCGACGCAACCGGATGAGCGGCGTGTGGGGTGGTGTCCGGTTGGAGAACGGCCGCGAGCGGCCGTGA
- a CDS encoding HNH endonuclease, whose product MTIFVTNAGLQILARVTWRRAAVLLTTGVARNVEGTPLVRTVHSPSISLPIHQVVAIKRDAYRPYAGKTMDSYASGASILRRDQWICAYCEGPADTVDHIVPQSRGGASTFGNQVAACKSCNGFKADRTPREAGIALRHAPFVYDPWAQDQKEVWELFTLGRQLE is encoded by the coding sequence ATGACCATTTTTGTCACCAACGCCGGTTTGCAGATACTCGCGCGCGTCACCTGGCGCCGGGCCGCGGTCCTGTTGACCACCGGTGTCGCACGCAACGTCGAGGGCACCCCCCTGGTGCGCACCGTGCATTCGCCGAGCATCAGCCTGCCCATTCATCAGGTGGTCGCGATCAAGCGTGATGCCTACCGTCCGTATGCCGGAAAGACGATGGACTCCTACGCCTCTGGCGCCTCGATCCTGCGTCGCGATCAGTGGATCTGTGCGTACTGCGAGGGCCCGGCCGACACCGTCGACCACATCGTGCCCCAATCACGCGGTGGCGCATCGACGTTCGGGAATCAGGTCGCGGCATGCAAGTCGTGCAACGGCTTCAAGGCCGATCGCACGCCGCGAGAGGCCGGAATCGCCCTGCGGCATGCACCGTTCGTCTACGACCCGTGGGCGCAGGACCAAAAAGAAGTCTGGGAGTTGTTCACTCTCGGAAGACAACTCGAGTAA
- a CDS encoding serine/threonine-protein kinase — protein MVVDDAGAPLRENDVVGGYTIIGHLGSGGMGTVYLVAHPRLPRRQALKVLSSSVGANLEFRERFRREVDLAARLDHPNIVAVQDAGIDGDTMWMAMQYVEGTDAAAILREATEPLPAAPIVDLITQVAAGLDHAHAQGTLHRDVKPANILVTPAWDRPAVARRALIADFGIARLMSESTGLTATGNVIATLAYAAPEMFTDTALTPAVDEYALGCTLYELLTGRAVFDRTDAAGLISAHTYAPVPRCTALRPDLPEAIDDVIAQALAKRPDERHGSAGAFAAAAARAVDANPGPTTIVGDRQPAPATILGPHQTPGRGDGLRPPPPPRGPRPTGVPTAPPPMGVPSAAMPIQPVPAPPVRRRHGVLPWLLAGLALMLVGAIVAVVLVATRGTDTSTGSSPAAASAPTAAPTTGSPTTGQTTPPVAASLAGNWRGSVTGDQTGFDVVAQISDTAPLTATVHYPQLGCAGTWTENSRRGSTVTLTEQITQGTCVTSQIEVTPSADGTVAYRSSYYSQSQGRTLVITSVLRRS, from the coding sequence ATGGTCGTGGACGATGCCGGCGCGCCGCTGCGTGAGAACGATGTGGTCGGCGGGTACACGATCATCGGCCACCTGGGCTCCGGCGGCATGGGTACCGTCTACCTCGTCGCGCATCCGCGACTGCCGCGCCGGCAGGCCCTCAAGGTGTTGTCGTCGAGTGTGGGAGCCAATCTGGAGTTCCGCGAACGCTTTCGCCGTGAGGTCGATCTCGCGGCCCGCCTCGATCACCCGAACATCGTTGCCGTGCAGGACGCCGGGATCGACGGCGACACCATGTGGATGGCGATGCAGTACGTCGAGGGCACCGACGCGGCGGCGATCCTGCGCGAGGCGACCGAACCGCTGCCCGCCGCCCCGATCGTCGACCTCATCACCCAGGTGGCCGCAGGTCTCGACCACGCCCACGCACAGGGCACACTGCATCGCGACGTCAAACCGGCCAACATCCTCGTCACCCCCGCCTGGGACCGACCCGCCGTGGCGCGACGCGCATTGATCGCCGATTTCGGGATCGCCCGGCTGATGTCGGAATCCACCGGGCTCACCGCGACCGGCAATGTGATCGCCACGCTCGCCTACGCGGCGCCGGAGATGTTCACCGACACCGCGCTCACCCCCGCCGTCGACGAGTACGCCCTGGGCTGCACACTCTACGAACTGCTCACCGGCCGGGCGGTGTTCGACCGGACCGACGCGGCCGGATTGATCAGCGCACACACCTACGCGCCCGTGCCGCGATGCACGGCGCTGCGCCCCGACCTTCCCGAGGCGATCGACGACGTGATCGCGCAAGCGCTGGCCAAGCGCCCTGACGAGCGTCACGGCTCCGCAGGCGCCTTCGCGGCGGCAGCGGCACGCGCGGTGGACGCCAACCCGGGCCCGACGACGATCGTCGGTGATCGGCAGCCGGCCCCGGCCACGATCCTCGGTCCGCACCAGACACCCGGACGCGGTGACGGTCTGCGTCCACCACCGCCGCCGCGCGGACCGCGACCGACGGGCGTGCCGACTGCGCCGCCGCCGATGGGTGTGCCGTCTGCGGCGATGCCGATCCAGCCTGTTCCGGCACCGCCCGTCCGCAGGCGTCATGGCGTGCTGCCGTGGCTCCTCGCCGGACTCGCACTGATGCTCGTGGGCGCCATCGTCGCGGTCGTGCTGGTCGCGACGCGGGGCACCGATACCTCGACAGGGTCGTCACCGGCCGCGGCGTCGGCGCCCACCGCTGCACCGACCACCGGATCGCCGACCACCGGACAAACGACCCCGCCCGTGGCAGCCTCGCTCGCCGGGAACTGGCGTGGCAGTGTGACCGGGGATCAGACCGGATTCGACGTCGTCGCGCAGATATCCGATACCGCACCGCTCACCGCGACCGTCCACTACCCGCAACTCGGGTGCGCGGGTACGTGGACGGAGAACTCGCGGCGGGGATCGACGGTCACCCTGACCGAGCAGATCACCCAGGGCACCTGCGTCACCTCGCAGATCGAGGTGACGCCCTCCGCCGACGGCACCGTGGCCTACCGGTCGAGCTACTACTCCCAATCCCAGGGGCGGACCCTGGTCATCACCTCGGTGTTGCGCCGGAGCTGA
- a CDS encoding M15 family metallopeptidase has protein sequence MTRLRWASTAALTVSAALLTACTGPSTTPQPTSASSTSHTSSATIRPVSSTTPIPPVSAAARQVGFVDVRSVVPSTVVDLRYATPHNFVGVQLYPMGARCLVHESLAAGLRTAAAALRTSGDTLVFWDCYRPHSVQQTMFEKVPDPAWVAAPGPYSRSHESGRSVDVSLATHQPGCPVDRRRADLCLLDMGTDFDSFTPQATAFATAGVSVAAQRNRARLREAMSAGGLSVYSGEWWHFDGAGADVARPIIDVPVT, from the coding sequence ATGACCCGTCTCCGGTGGGCGTCGACTGCCGCACTCACGGTGAGCGCCGCCCTGCTCACCGCATGCACCGGACCCTCCACCACCCCGCAGCCGACCTCAGCCTCGTCGACCTCCCACACGTCATCCGCGACGATCCGCCCGGTGTCCTCGACGACGCCGATTCCGCCGGTGTCGGCAGCTGCCCGACAGGTGGGATTCGTCGATGTGCGATCGGTGGTGCCGTCGACCGTCGTCGATCTGCGCTACGCGACGCCGCACAACTTCGTCGGGGTGCAGCTCTACCCGATGGGCGCACGGTGTCTCGTCCACGAGTCCCTGGCCGCCGGACTGCGCACCGCGGCGGCGGCGCTGCGCACATCGGGTGACACCCTGGTGTTCTGGGACTGCTATCGGCCGCACTCGGTGCAGCAGACCATGTTCGAGAAGGTGCCCGACCCGGCGTGGGTGGCCGCGCCGGGGCCGTACTCGCGCAGTCACGAGTCGGGTCGGTCGGTGGACGTCTCACTGGCGACACACCAACCCGGGTGCCCGGTCGATCGGCGTCGCGCCGACCTGTGCCTTCTCGACATGGGTACCGACTTCGACTCGTTCACCCCGCAGGCCACAGCCTTCGCGACGGCAGGGGTTTCGGTTGCCGCGCAACGCAACCGCGCGCGTCTACGTGAGGCGATGTCGGCGGGCGGGCTGTCGGTCTATTCCGGTGAGTGGTGGCACTTCGACGGTGCCGGTGCCGACGTCGCGCGGCCGATCATCGACGTCCCGGTGACCTGA
- a CDS encoding PucR family transcriptional regulator has product MHNVHMDVEWPQVSTRTKDLIRTGAQLILDPPEPWVEQLHEASLSGARMRAVAEDPVLAAGTRRTNWANTLRWALHNIDSPGERVPAQLTPEIMLATHDLVRRGLDEASLDAFRTAQSVAWRLWMDICFGLTTDPAELRELLDVTSLSISTFIDDTVTAMSEQMRAEREELARGTHARRREAVTLVLEGAPIPSARAEAQLGYRLAGPHISVVLWSATPDAAPDLEAAADILARSAEATTRLTVTASATSWWLWLPVDGLGAPDLSSLPGVRVSAGRPGTDVDGFRSSHFQAMTTQRRHARLGATRQIVHYDDIRLVSLLTSDTAAGDEFVTDTLGALADADADLIETLRTWIRLQCNTSRTAEVLYTHRNTVIRRLDRADDLLPRPLADTVVDVAAALEVLRWRE; this is encoded by the coding sequence GTGCACAATGTGCACATGGACGTTGAGTGGCCCCAGGTGTCGACGCGCACGAAGGATCTGATCCGTACCGGCGCGCAGCTCATCCTCGATCCGCCGGAGCCGTGGGTCGAACAGCTCCACGAGGCGTCGCTGTCCGGGGCCCGGATGCGTGCGGTCGCCGAGGACCCGGTGCTGGCGGCGGGCACGCGCCGCACGAACTGGGCCAACACCTTACGCTGGGCGCTGCACAACATCGACTCGCCCGGGGAGCGGGTACCCGCGCAGCTGACTCCCGAGATCATGCTCGCCACCCACGACCTGGTACGTCGCGGACTCGACGAGGCTTCGCTCGACGCCTTCCGCACCGCGCAGAGCGTCGCGTGGCGCCTGTGGATGGACATCTGCTTCGGTCTCACCACCGACCCCGCCGAACTCCGCGAACTCCTCGACGTGACCTCACTGTCGATCTCGACGTTCATCGACGACACGGTCACTGCGATGAGCGAGCAGATGCGCGCCGAACGCGAAGAACTCGCGCGCGGCACACATGCCCGCCGCCGCGAGGCCGTCACCCTCGTTCTCGAAGGCGCCCCGATCCCGTCGGCGCGCGCCGAGGCGCAACTCGGTTATCGCCTCGCCGGGCCGCACATCTCCGTCGTGTTGTGGAGCGCGACGCCCGACGCCGCACCGGATCTCGAGGCCGCAGCCGACATCCTCGCCCGATCCGCGGAGGCCACCACGCGACTGACGGTCACCGCCAGCGCCACCTCCTGGTGGTTGTGGCTCCCGGTCGACGGGCTCGGCGCACCCGACCTGTCGTCGCTGCCCGGCGTCCGGGTCTCCGCCGGCCGACCGGGCACCGACGTCGACGGATTCCGATCCAGCCACTTCCAGGCGATGACCACCCAACGGCGCCATGCCCGGCTGGGTGCGACACGGCAGATCGTCCACTACGACGACATCCGCCTGGTGTCGCTGTTGACCTCCGACACCGCAGCCGGCGACGAATTCGTCACCGACACCCTCGGCGCACTCGCCGACGCGGACGCCGACCTCATCGAGACGCTACGCACCTGGATCAGGCTGCAGTGCAACACCTCTCGCACGGCAGAAGTACTCTACACCCACCGCAACACCGTGATTCGCCGTCTCGACCGCGCCGACGACCTACTCCCCCGACCGCTCGCCGATACCGTCGTCGACGTGGCCGCCGCCCTCGAAGTCCTGCGCTGGCGGGAGTGA
- a CDS encoding flavin-containing monooxygenase encodes MPQTTTPVETVDVLIVGAGISGIGAAHYLTTMVPQKSFVILEGRDVAGGTWNLFKYPGIRSDSDLHTFGFEFKPWTDKQSIADAERILDYLYEAIDEDNIGDKIRYRHKVHAAQWSSQECLWTVDIERTDTGERFQMKANWLFSGAGYYNYDEGFTPQFEGRERFRGQIIHPQHWPADLDYSGKKVVVIGSGATAVTLLPAMAKTAGHITMLQRTPTYIVPLPKHDPVANIGRAVLGDKRGYALARAKNIAQQRVLYEACQRFPKASRKVIRAINKKLLPEGFDVDKHFNPPYNPWDQRLCAVPDGDLFRTIRQGKASVVTDRIATFTENGILLESGEELEADVIVTATGLNLQLFGGVELSIDGVPVSMPDTVAYRGFMLSGVPNFALAIGYTNSSWTLKVGLLCEHFCRLLAYMDARGYPAVRPIADPGMQTRPLLDFGAGYVQRSLDNLPKQGVAEPWTMSMSYYRDRKSFDSDVADPNLEFTRTLPVQSGADAQLESASA; translated from the coding sequence GTGCCCCAGACCACCACCCCCGTCGAGACCGTCGACGTGCTCATCGTCGGTGCCGGGATCTCCGGCATCGGTGCTGCCCACTATCTGACGACGATGGTGCCGCAGAAGTCCTTCGTGATCCTCGAGGGTCGCGACGTGGCGGGCGGCACGTGGAATCTGTTCAAGTACCCCGGCATCCGCTCGGACTCCGATCTGCACACCTTCGGGTTCGAGTTCAAGCCGTGGACCGACAAGCAGTCCATCGCCGACGCCGAGCGCATCCTCGACTACCTCTACGAGGCGATCGACGAGGACAACATCGGCGACAAGATCCGCTACCGGCACAAGGTGCACGCGGCGCAGTGGTCGTCGCAGGAATGCCTGTGGACGGTCGACATCGAGCGCACCGACACCGGCGAGCGGTTCCAGATGAAGGCCAACTGGCTGTTCTCCGGCGCCGGCTACTACAACTACGACGAGGGCTTCACCCCGCAGTTCGAGGGGCGCGAGCGATTCCGCGGGCAGATCATCCATCCGCAGCACTGGCCCGCCGACCTCGACTACTCGGGCAAGAAGGTCGTGGTGATCGGCTCCGGCGCCACCGCGGTGACATTGCTGCCCGCGATGGCCAAGACCGCAGGTCACATCACCATGCTGCAGCGCACCCCGACCTACATCGTCCCGCTGCCCAAGCACGATCCGGTTGCCAACATCGGCCGCGCCGTCCTCGGCGACAAGCGTGGTTACGCGCTCGCACGCGCGAAGAACATTGCGCAACAACGTGTTCTGTACGAAGCCTGCCAGCGTTTCCCGAAGGCGTCGCGCAAGGTGATCCGTGCGATCAACAAGAAGCTGCTGCCCGAGGGCTTCGACGTCGACAAACACTTCAACCCGCCCTACAACCCGTGGGATCAGCGGTTGTGTGCGGTGCCCGACGGCGACCTGTTCCGCACCATTCGGCAGGGCAAGGCGTCGGTGGTCACCGACCGCATCGCAACCTTCACCGAGAACGGCATCCTGCTAGAAAGCGGTGAGGAACTCGAGGCCGACGTCATCGTCACCGCCACCGGATTGAATCTGCAGCTGTTCGGGGGCGTGGAGCTGAGCATCGACGGCGTGCCCGTCTCGATGCCCGACACCGTCGCCTACCGCGGGTTCATGCTCAGTGGCGTACCGAATTTCGCGCTCGCCATCGGCTACACCAACTCGTCGTGGACCCTCAAGGTGGGCCTGCTGTGCGAGCACTTCTGCCGGCTGCTCGCCTACATGGATGCCCGCGGGTATCCCGCCGTGCGCCCGATCGCCGACCCCGGCATGCAGACCCGTCCGCTGCTCGACTTCGGGGCCGGCTACGTGCAGCGGTCGCTCGACAACCTGCCGAAACAGGGTGTGGCAGAACCGTGGACGATGTCGATGAGCTACTACCGGGATCGTAAGTCCTTCGATTCCGACGTCGCCGACCCGAACCTCGAATTCACGCGGACACTGCCGGTGCAGTCCGGCGCCGATGCGCAATTGGAGTCGGCGAGCGCCTGA
- a CDS encoding GntR family transcriptional regulator, whose protein sequence is MGTLAFMPTPPATTRNRGPRYFQVKVALQQRIGDLEPGMSLPPERKLATELGTSRTTLRRALAELTAEGVLSSTQGSGNFVTPPKLVHVRQLTSFSDDLGAQGRTVDSEILDAGHAPADADLAARLEIPTGTPIHRLTRLRIVNDEPLALETAHIPGEFDNFAHDVAVNGSLYATLRARGIVICDVEDSVQTALAVPDQAAHLRVATGTPLLQIERTSRDADGTCVEWTRSYYRGDRVRFVARGRLGG, encoded by the coding sequence ATGGGTACGCTCGCATTCATGCCGACGCCTCCTGCGACAACACGCAACCGCGGACCGCGGTACTTCCAGGTCAAGGTTGCGCTCCAACAGCGCATCGGCGACCTGGAACCGGGAATGTCGTTACCGCCCGAACGCAAGCTCGCCACCGAGCTCGGTACCTCGCGCACGACCCTGCGCCGGGCGTTGGCCGAGCTCACCGCCGAGGGCGTGCTCAGCAGTACTCAGGGCAGCGGAAACTTCGTCACGCCACCGAAATTGGTGCACGTGCGCCAGCTGACGTCGTTCAGCGACGACCTCGGCGCGCAGGGTCGCACCGTGGATTCGGAGATACTCGACGCCGGCCACGCCCCGGCCGACGCCGACCTCGCCGCGCGACTGGAGATCCCGACGGGCACCCCCATCCATCGGCTCACCCGTCTGCGCATCGTCAACGATGAACCACTGGCGCTCGAAACCGCGCACATCCCAGGCGAATTCGACAACTTCGCGCACGACGTCGCCGTGAACGGCTCGCTGTATGCGACGCTGCGGGCCCGCGGGATCGTCATCTGCGACGTCGAGGACAGCGTGCAGACCGCACTCGCCGTCCCAGATCAGGCGGCTCACCTGCGGGTCGCCACCGGGACCCCATTGCTCCAGATCGAGAGAACCTCACGCGACGCGGACGGGACCTGCGTCGAGTGGACCCGCTCCTACTACCGAGGCGACCGCGTGCGGTTCGTCGCACGCGGTCGCCTCGGCGGGTGA
- a CDS encoding sugar porter family MFS transporter: protein MTTHPATRPPVGTRGTSGLMVGIAAASIGVIYGYDSSNIGAALKFIGADFGLGDAGKQALATAVVIGEIVGAIGAGWLANRLGRKRSMVLVAATYCLFALFSALSPTHTVLLAARLLLGVTVGVSIVVVPVFVAESAPPRSRGAMLVAYQVATIVGIIGGYVVGYFLAGHGAWRWMLGIAAIPALAVTALVAVMPDTPRWYVSKGRLDEARATLRNIEPDADIDTEIEEMRQALTEESGGSLGEMFRRPWIRATVFVVGLGFLIQITGINAVVYYSPKLFEDMGFSGDFGTLMLPAFVQIAGLAAVLISLFTVDRLGRRPILLGGIGAMVIATVVLIVTYGPLHGAGTTAHVLGFAGLVLFTMGFSFGFGALVWVYAGEAFPARLRANGSSLMLTSDLVANAIVAAFTLSLINVIGGAGTFAVFGGFALVGLVFVFFLAPETKGRKLEDIQHYWRSGGRWPEAIADASPRQTKVVR, encoded by the coding sequence ATGACGACCCACCCGGCAACCCGACCACCGGTCGGGACACGAGGCACGTCCGGACTGATGGTGGGTATCGCCGCCGCCAGCATCGGCGTGATCTACGGCTACGACAGCAGCAACATCGGCGCGGCCCTGAAGTTCATCGGCGCCGACTTCGGCCTCGGCGATGCCGGCAAGCAGGCGCTCGCGACAGCGGTCGTGATCGGGGAGATCGTGGGCGCCATCGGAGCCGGCTGGCTGGCCAACCGCCTCGGCCGTAAGCGCTCGATGGTCCTCGTCGCGGCCACCTACTGCTTGTTCGCGCTGTTCAGCGCGCTGTCGCCGACGCACACCGTCCTCCTCGCGGCACGGTTGCTGCTCGGCGTGACCGTCGGTGTGTCGATCGTGGTGGTACCGGTCTTCGTCGCCGAATCCGCCCCGCCACGTTCGCGCGGAGCGATGCTGGTGGCCTATCAGGTCGCGACCATCGTCGGCATCATCGGCGGCTATGTGGTCGGGTACTTCCTCGCCGGCCACGGCGCCTGGCGCTGGATGCTCGGCATCGCCGCGATCCCAGCGCTCGCGGTGACCGCCCTGGTCGCCGTCATGCCCGACACCCCACGCTGGTACGTCTCCAAGGGAAGGCTCGACGAGGCCCGGGCGACGCTGCGCAACATCGAACCCGACGCCGACATCGACACCGAGATCGAGGAGATGCGGCAGGCACTCACCGAGGAATCCGGCGGCTCGCTCGGGGAGATGTTCCGCCGGCCGTGGATTCGCGCGACCGTCTTCGTCGTCGGACTGGGCTTCCTCATCCAGATCACTGGCATCAACGCCGTCGTCTACTACAGCCCGAAGCTGTTCGAGGACATGGGTTTCTCCGGTGACTTCGGCACCTTGATGCTGCCGGCCTTCGTGCAGATCGCCGGTCTGGCCGCCGTGCTGATCTCGCTGTTCACCGTCGACCGGTTGGGCCGACGCCCGATCCTGCTGGGCGGGATCGGCGCCATGGTGATCGCGACGGTCGTGCTGATCGTGACCTACGGCCCACTACACGGCGCCGGTACCACCGCGCACGTGTTGGGATTCGCGGGCCTGGTCCTGTTCACCATGGGATTCTCCTTCGGCTTCGGCGCGCTGGTCTGGGTGTACGCCGGCGAGGCGTTCCCGGCGCGGCTGCGCGCCAACGGATCGTCGCTCATGCTGACCTCGGACCTGGTGGCCAACGCCATCGTCGCCGCGTTCACGCTCTCGCTGATCAACGTCATCGGCGGCGCGGGCACCTTCGCGGTCTTCGGCGGATTCGCGCTGGTCGGTCTGGTGTTCGTCTTCTTCCTGGCGCCCGAGACCAAGGGCCGTAAGCTCGAAGACATCCAACACTATTGGCGCAGCGGTGGCCGGTGGCCCGAAGCGATCGCCGACGCGTCGCCCCGACAGACCAAGGTTGTCCGATGA
- a CDS encoding N-acetylglucosamine kinase, whose amino-acid sequence MSIVTDPSGANPSVTLAFDIGGSKTHAVRAENGTVVAETIVGSANVSSMGVEEAGRQLDAAIEKLGGPDGVHTVLAGSAGVDTPASIERLENLLAQRVPGARVGVVHDTHLILAAAGLDEGIAVISGTGAVAWGRRDGCSRRAGGWGHLLGDEGSGYWVAREVVRRALHDNDQGLAPAPLSLRLAEECGVGEVLDLHDLFYTRADRQYWARRAHVVFERAAVADERALEIVEAAAHALAELVGTVAQMLGSTGPVVLAGGQVVHQPLLQNRIRELIAPRGITDIRVLEVDPVHGAVRLAASLVDAH is encoded by the coding sequence ATGAGTATCGTCACCGACCCATCAGGCGCGAACCCCAGTGTCACCCTCGCCTTCGACATCGGCGGATCGAAGACCCACGCGGTGCGCGCCGAGAACGGCACCGTCGTCGCCGAGACCATCGTCGGCAGCGCCAATGTCTCCTCCATGGGGGTGGAGGAGGCCGGACGTCAACTCGACGCCGCGATCGAGAAGCTCGGTGGTCCCGACGGTGTGCACACGGTGCTGGCCGGATCGGCCGGTGTCGACACCCCGGCGAGTATCGAACGTCTGGAAAACCTTTTGGCCCAGCGTGTTCCGGGAGCACGGGTCGGGGTCGTCCATGACACCCACCTGATCCTCGCCGCCGCGGGCCTCGATGAGGGCATCGCGGTGATCTCCGGCACCGGTGCGGTCGCCTGGGGTCGGCGTGACGGGTGTTCGCGTCGGGCCGGCGGGTGGGGACACCTGCTCGGCGACGAGGGCAGCGGCTATTGGGTTGCGCGCGAGGTGGTTCGGCGCGCCTTGCACGACAACGATCAGGGGCTGGCCCCGGCACCGTTGTCGCTGCGCCTGGCGGAGGAATGCGGGGTCGGCGAGGTACTCGACCTGCATGACCTGTTCTACACACGTGCCGACCGCCAATATTGGGCGCGCCGTGCCCATGTCGTGTTCGAGCGCGCCGCGGTGGCCGACGAGCGTGCCCTGGAGATCGTGGAGGCCGCGGCCCACGCACTGGCCGAACTCGTCGGCACGGTCGCCCAGATGCTCGGATCGACCGGACCGGTGGTCCTCGCCGGCGGCCAGGTGGTCCATCAGCCCTTGTTACAGAACCGGATTCGCGAGCTCATCGCTCCGAGGGGTATCACCGACATCCGCGTACTCGAGGTCGACCCGGTCCACGGCGCGGTGCGCCTGGCCGCATCCCTCGTCGACGCCCACTGA